In the genome of Cryptomeria japonica chromosome 8, Sugi_1.0, whole genome shotgun sequence, one region contains:
- the LOC131857481 gene encoding uncharacterized protein LOC131857481 has translation MQWNHIPSIQNALQYIDRYVSAWNPRALDLRNQTFHRSIIDDPFLMDTKMIQSSDASNDYCELVNSIQRHTKCIAQSCLRRKGTTLLCRYKAPWIIQEKSTLSNVENGQPKHTPARNDDRLNLHNPFILSIWRANVDCQPVLSIDAVIKYIAKYAAKAENKSETYHQMLSRISTNFEPDKPTPNAFQKMLVENLVDRDIGAQETCHLLLKLPLSLSSRTFVSLNVNQKNFQRVSISPTRTTTYPNYMATYMERPIHLERMCLIDVTKKWSFNASQKRNQWKERTNPVIVRVSPRFTSIPSKEDKYFQAFCWSELLLYHPFRNIEMDFGSSDDEIKAQWERFSNNYHPWHVHRTTSTTTEESDTSTPASEPEQIQQDFLTEWKALSALYPGIPIQLDELDMLGQPEIDLSHDWGKHHIPTQQKVVATTFIHSNQTTFQSHHVYNQQATYALSIQQQRAYDLVITHLQHNTLKPPLKIIVQGTAGTGKSHLITSIKSTMMRLAPPGQSPLLLLAPTGVAAFNIQASTIHSALRIPIKEMVPLQGQTLASFQESMYFIHYILIDEMSFIGRRLIQCIDMRLHEAFPTHNQIPFGGRSIILFGDLGQLPPVKDIPMYASNSYGGTLW, from the coding sequence ATGCAGTGGAATCACATTCCATCAATACAAAATGCACTACAGTACATTGATAGATATGTCTCTGCATGGAATCCACGAGCACTGGACCTTAGAAACCAAACATTCCATCGATCAATTATTGATGATCCTTTCTTGATGGACACAAAAATGATTCAATCAAGTGATGCTTCAAATGACTATTGTGAGTTGGTCAATTCTATTCAACGACATACAAAGTGTATTGCCCAAAGTTGCCTCCGAAGAAAGGGCACAACTCTTCTATGTCGTTACAAAGCCCCTTGGATCATTCAAGAAAAATCTACTCTTTCAAATGTTGAAAATGGCCAACCGAAACACACCCCTGCTCGCAATGATGACCGCCTCAATCTTCACAACCCATTCATACTTTCTATATGGAGGGCCAATGTAGATTGTCAACCGGTTCTCTCAATAGATGCTGTGATcaaatatattgcaaaatatgcagCTAAAGCTGAAAACAAATCTGAGACATATCATCAAATGTTGTCTCGCATTTCAACAAACTTTGAGCCTGATAaaccaactcctaatgcttttcAAAAAATGCTTGTAGAGAACCTTGTTGACCGTGATATAGGAGCTCAAGAGACTTGTCACCTTTTACTAAAGCTACCACTATCCCTCTCTAGCAGAACATTTGTTTCtttaaatgtgaaccaaaaaaaCTTCCAACGTGTTTCAATCTCCCCCACAAGAACAACCACTTATCCAAATTATATGGCAACCTACATGGAAAGGCCTATACATCTAGAGAGAATGTGTCTTATTGATGTAACTAAAAAATGGTCATTCAATGCATCTCAAAAACGCAATCAATGGAAAGAGAGAACCAATCCTGTAATAGTTCGAGTCTCCCCTAGATTCACATCCATACCTTCAAAGGAGGACAAATATTTTCAAGCATTTTGTTGGAGTGAACTATTACTATACCATCCATTCCGCAACATTGAGATGGATTTTGGCTCTTCAGATGATGAAATTAAAGCACAATGGGAGAGGTTCTCCAACAACTACCATCCATGGCATGTACATCGAACAACCTCAACAACAACGGAAGAAAGTGATACTAGCACTCCTGCAAGCGAGCCTGAACAGATACAACAAGACTTCCTTACTGAATGGAAAGCCCTTTCAGCTTTATACCCAGGAATTcctattcaactggatgaacttgatATGCTTGGCCAACCTGAAATTGACTTGAGCCATGACTGGGGAAAACACCACATACCCACACAACAAAAAGTTGTAGCTACTACTTTCATACACTCCAATCAGACAACATTTCAATCCCACCATGTTTACAATCAACAAGCCACATATGCCTTGTCTATACAACAACAAAGGGCATATGATTTGGTTATTACACATCTACAACACAATACTTTAAAGCCACCACTAAAGATTATTGTTCAGGGAACTGCAGGCACGGGAAAGTCTCACCTGATAACGAGCATAAAGTCTACAATGATGAGATTGGCACCACCAGGACAATCACCACTACTACTCCTTGCACCAACAGGAGTTGCAGCATTCAACATACAAGCTTCAACAATCCATTCTGCCCTTCGAATTCCAATCAAAGAAATGGTCCCCCTCCAAGGACAAACACTTGCCAGCTTCCAAGAAAGCATGTACTTCATTCATTATattctaatagatgaaatgagcttcattggtcgTAGGTTAATACAATGTATTGATATGAGGTTGCATGAGGCATTCCCTACACATAACCAAATCCCATTTGGAGGACGCTCAATCATACTATTTGGTGACTTGGGCCAGCTACCACCTGTCAAGGACATTCCAATGTATGCTTCAAATTCTTATGGAGGGACACTATGGTGA